The proteins below are encoded in one region of Takifugu rubripes chromosome 1, fTakRub1.2, whole genome shotgun sequence:
- the LOC105416790 gene encoding hyaluronan-binding protein 2 isoform X2, whose product MRQYSRMLSSWLGSKMGWLIALTLYLCAFAAFGQDYVVLTGDTADYEYYYDYATESPAEDTDLNFGDWLFELLEVTDQCEPNPCLNGGVCSVGPDGGFVCSCPELYSGRKCQNVKDVCKNVKCGHGSCTVKSTPPFYECKCKPPYRPPDCKKASPCRPNPCQNGGTCMKGPKRSSFQCSCPDGYSGTFCEVGPNDCYQEDGEFYRGMVSVTVEGEECLDWNSYFILQKGSDPIQEYAGFDGIGPHNYCRNPDGDDQPWCFINKNNRLKWNYCKIRKCARAPVTPPTIDEINPPKPDNTQFSQCGRPQPSRSARIFGGKKSLPGAHPWQASLQIRSKDSSQSFRHICGGVLIESCWVLTAAHCIGTNEEFQVVLGGVNINKQEDMDQTIPVIRTIVHENYRDAGVAVYNDIALMELKVTDAPYCAKETRYVRAVCLPEQMFPAGKECVISGWGATETKAYSSQLLNARVFLISEDRCKAPHVYGDVLDSSMFCAGTLQGGVDSCQGDSGGPLVCEKNGTHYITGVVSWGDGCGQRNKPGVYANVHNFNSWIRNKMN is encoded by the exons ATGAGACAATACAGTAGAATGTTGTCCTCGTGGCTGGGGTCTAAGATGGGCTGGTTGATAGCTTTAACCTTATATTTGTGTGCTTTCGCTGCGTTTGGGCAGGATTATGTT GTACTCACAGGTGACACTGCTG ATTATGAATACTACTACGATTACGCCACAGAGAGCCCCGCAGAAGATACTGATTTGAATTTTGGCGACTGGTTGTttgaacttctggaggtgacag ATCAGTGTGAGCCAAACCCGTGTTTGAACGGGGGGGTCTGTAGCGTGGGTCCAGACGGCGGGTTTGTTTGTTCCTGTCCTGAACTTTACTCGGGGAGAAAGTGCCAAAACG TAAAAGATGTTTGCAAGAATGTGAAATGTGGCCATGGAAGCTGCACCGTCAAATCGACTCCCCCGTTCTACGAGTGCAAGTGTAAACCGCCATACAGGCCTCCTGACTGCAAAAAAG CCTCTCCCTGCAGGCCCAATCCTTGTCAAAATGGGGGCACTTGCATGAAGGGTCCCAAACGCTCCAGTTTCCAATGTTCCTGCCCTGACGGGTACAGTGGAACCTTCTGTGAAGTCG GCCCAAACGACTGTTACCAAGAGGATGGGGAATTTTATCGTGGTATGGTGAGCGTGACGGTAGAAGGGGAAGAGTGTCTGGACTGGAATTCCTACTTCATCCTGCAGAAAGGCAGTGACCCGATCCAAGAGTATGCAGGCTTTGATGGAATTGGGCCACACAATTACTGCAG GAATCCTGATGGTGACGATCAGCCCTGGTGCTTcattaataaaaataacaggCTGAAGTGGAATTACTGTAAAATTAGGAAATGTGCcagag CTCCAGTCACCCCACCAACCATCGATGAGATAAATCCACCTAAACCAGACAATACCCAGTTCTCCCAGTGTGGGAGGCCGCAGCCCAGTCGCTCAGCCAGGATCTTTGGAGGGAAGAAGTCTCTCCCAGGGGCCCATCCTTGGCAGGCTTCCCTGCAGATCAGGTCCAAGGACTCTTCTCAGTCCTTCAGACACATTTGTGGGGGTGTCCTCATTGAGTCGTGCTGGGTGCTCACTGCTGCCCACTGCAT tggAACTAATGAGGAATTCCAAGTTGTGCTGGGAGGAGTGAATATTAAcaaacaggaagacatggaCCAGACCATCCCAGTAATCAGAACAATTGTCCACGAGAACTACAGGGACGCCGGCGTTGCCGTTTACAACGACATTG CTCTGATGGAGCTTAAAGTGACGGACGCCCCCTACTGTGCAAAGGAAACCCGCTACGTGAGGGCCGTGTGTCTGCCAGAGCAAATGTTCCCAGCTGGAAAAGAATGCGTGATCTCCGGATGGGGAGCCACTGAAACCA AGGCATACAGCAGCCAACTGTTGAATGCTCGTGTTTTCCTCATCTCTGAGGACCGCTGCAAAGCCCCTCACGTCTATGGGGACGTTTTGGACAGCAGCATGTTCTGCGCGGGGACTCTTCAGGGGGGCGTTGACTCCTGCCAG gGCGACTCAGGAGGACCCCTGGTGTGCGAGAAAAACGGAACTCACTACATCACCGGTGTGGTGAGCTGGGGAGACGGCTGCGGGCAGAGGAACAAACCTGGGGTCTACGCCAACGTCCACAACTTTAACAGCTGGATCAGGAACAAGATGAACTGA
- the LOC105416790 gene encoding hyaluronan-binding protein 2 isoform X1, producing the protein MRQYSRMLSSWLGSKMGWLIALTLYLCAFAAFGQDYVVLTGDTADYEYYYDYATESPAEDTDLNFGDWLFELLEVTDQCEPNPCLNGGVCSVGPDGGFVCSCPELYSGRKCQNVKDVCKNVKCGHGSCTVKSTPPFYECKCKPPYRPPDCKKASPCRPNPCQNGGTCMKGPKRSSFQCSCPDGYSGTFCEVGPNDCYQEDGEFYRGMVSVTVEGEECLDWNSYFILQKGSDPIQEYAGFDGIGPHNYCRNPDGDDQPWCFINKNNRLKWNYCKIRKCARAPVTPPTIDEINPPKPDNTQFSQCGRPQPSRSARIFGGKKSLPGAHPWQASLQIRSKDSSQSFRHICGGVLIESCWVLTAAHCIKTGVEMQVVLGGVYIEKDETYDQAIQVERAIVHEHYRESPFALHNDIALLQLKATDGPHCAKETRFVKTACLPNQAFSSGTECAISGWAVTETQHYGTNQLMDARVLLISQDKCKAPHVYGDSLDDSMFCAGNINGGVDSCQGDSGGPLVCQSNGTHYVVGVVSWGDGCGKKYKPGVYASVSRFSDWITRLVS; encoded by the exons ATGAGACAATACAGTAGAATGTTGTCCTCGTGGCTGGGGTCTAAGATGGGCTGGTTGATAGCTTTAACCTTATATTTGTGTGCTTTCGCTGCGTTTGGGCAGGATTATGTT GTACTCACAGGTGACACTGCTG ATTATGAATACTACTACGATTACGCCACAGAGAGCCCCGCAGAAGATACTGATTTGAATTTTGGCGACTGGTTGTttgaacttctggaggtgacag ATCAGTGTGAGCCAAACCCGTGTTTGAACGGGGGGGTCTGTAGCGTGGGTCCAGACGGCGGGTTTGTTTGTTCCTGTCCTGAACTTTACTCGGGGAGAAAGTGCCAAAACG TAAAAGATGTTTGCAAGAATGTGAAATGTGGCCATGGAAGCTGCACCGTCAAATCGACTCCCCCGTTCTACGAGTGCAAGTGTAAACCGCCATACAGGCCTCCTGACTGCAAAAAAG CCTCTCCCTGCAGGCCCAATCCTTGTCAAAATGGGGGCACTTGCATGAAGGGTCCCAAACGCTCCAGTTTCCAATGTTCCTGCCCTGACGGGTACAGTGGAACCTTCTGTGAAGTCG GCCCAAACGACTGTTACCAAGAGGATGGGGAATTTTATCGTGGTATGGTGAGCGTGACGGTAGAAGGGGAAGAGTGTCTGGACTGGAATTCCTACTTCATCCTGCAGAAAGGCAGTGACCCGATCCAAGAGTATGCAGGCTTTGATGGAATTGGGCCACACAATTACTGCAG GAATCCTGATGGTGACGATCAGCCCTGGTGCTTcattaataaaaataacaggCTGAAGTGGAATTACTGTAAAATTAGGAAATGTGCcagag CTCCAGTCACCCCACCAACCATCGATGAGATAAATCCACCTAAACCAGACAATACCCAGTTCTCCCAGTGTGGGAGGCCGCAGCCCAGTCGCTCAGCCAGGATCTTTGGAGGGAAGAAGTCTCTCCCAGGGGCCCATCCTTGGCAGGCTTCCCTGCAGATCAGGTCCAAGGACTCTTCTCAGTCCTTCAGACACATTTGTGGGGGTGTCCTCATTGAGTCGTGCTGGGTGCTCACTGCTGCCCACTGCAT aaaaacaggagtggAAATGCAAGTGGTACTTGGAGGAGTGTATATAGAGAAGGATGAAACATACGATCAGGCTATTCAGGTGGAGCGAGCCATCGTGCACGAGCACTACAGGGAGAGCCCTTTTGCTCTTCATAATGACATCG CCTTGCTTCAGCTCAAAGCCACCGACGGGCCGCACTGCGCCAAAGAAACCCGCTTCGTAAAGACGGCCTGCCTGCCAAACCAGGCCTTCAGCAGCGGCACCGAGTGCGCCATCTCAGGATGGGCCGTGACAGAAACAC AGCACTACGGTACGAACCAGCTGATGGATGCTCGCGTCCTCCTCATCTCCCAGGACAAATGCAAAGCCCCCCATGTTTACGGGGACTCGCTGGATGACAGCATGTTCTGCGCAGGCAACATCAATGGAGGCGTCGACTCCTGCCAG GGCGACTCTGGCGGTCCGCTGGTGTGTCAAAGTAACGGGACCCATTACGTTGTTGGCGTGGTGAGCTGGGGAGATGGCTGCGGGAAGAAGTACAAGCCTGGCGTGTACGCCAGCGTGAGCAGGTTCAGTGACTGGATCACTCGTCTCGTCTCATGA
- the LOC101069348 gene encoding hyaluronan-binding protein 2-like → MLTAGAFLIILSALSVHGQYLNVDSHVNYGEYSTDAPPPVFDLGDWLFDLLDNNVCDPNPCFNGGSCQMKSGGEFECFCLEPYGGKRCQKVKNLCENVRCGYGDCVVNLKKQPYYECKCKPPFQGPNCMTRESAAVFVSASVALRAKSLQKRGLLHQRGPPFPMRLS, encoded by the exons ATGCTAACCGCTGGGGCTTTCCTCATCATCCTGAGCGCACTCAGCGTTCACGGGCAATACCTGAAC GTGGACTCTC ATGTGAATTATGGGGAGTACAGCACTGATGCTCCCCCGCCCGTTTTCGACCTGGGTGATTGGTTGTTTGACCTCCTGGATAACA atgtttgtgATCCAAACCCCTGCTTCAACGGTGGCTCGTGCCAAATGAAGTCTGGTGGAGAATTTGAATGCTTCTGTTTGGAACCCTACGGTGGCAAAAGGTGTCAGAAAG TCAAAAACCTCTGCGAGAATGTTAGGTGTGGCTACGGCGACTGCGTGGTCAACCTGAAAAAACAGCCCTACTATGAGTGCAAGTGCAAACCCCCCTTTCAAGGACCCAACTGCATGACACGTGAGTCAGCAGCAGTTTTTGTCAGTGCCAGCGTCGCCCTGCGAGCCAAATCCTTGCAAAAACGGGGCCTCCTGCATCAAAGGGGACCGCCGTTTCCAATGCGCTTGTCCTGA